A window of the Blastopirellula sediminis genome harbors these coding sequences:
- a CDS encoding efflux RND transporter periplasmic adaptor subunit, whose protein sequence is MSASPNLVTRSPMMATVSKVLSSLFVLSLLGAGWLAVHHMDTEGADHAEESTADVEAPIADRVTLTEGKLASAGLAFGLAEPHAIQHIHEVPGRIGYDQSHHIEVRSPIDGVLAKVLVKTGEVVDVGQTIAKISSPEIGQARAELMRQDSQEKLVAARYDRAKDVAANVRQFASMLEDRIDAAELETAFENRTIGDYRQTLQPAYVKYRLASELLENVRPLTGTGALSGRTIRERDAEYQVAMAEYQAARDQAIFDSTQAEREAHAELDNARRQTEIAREQLNAMLGGAKYVSSAEDDLSTLDIRSPIAGTVESRKFAENERVYRADGLFVIANTDKLYVSADIREQDWPAVSIEPGAEILVSVPALPDTQMTARVHYVGREVHADTNAVPLVAVIANQNGVLRPGMFARVSLPVGKPKTVLAVRPEAIFQHDNRDFVFVAVSDSEFQPTPVVCGDLRSEDWVEVQSGLTAGQRVVEKGVFVLKSEWLLEGEGE, encoded by the coding sequence ATGTCAGCTTCCCCGAACCTCGTGACGCGATCCCCGATGATGGCGACGGTTTCCAAGGTTCTTTCGTCCCTGTTCGTGCTCAGTCTGCTTGGCGCCGGATGGCTGGCGGTCCATCACATGGACACCGAAGGGGCCGACCATGCGGAGGAGTCAACGGCCGACGTGGAAGCGCCGATTGCGGACCGCGTCACGTTAACCGAAGGGAAGTTGGCGTCGGCCGGATTGGCGTTTGGACTCGCCGAACCGCATGCGATTCAGCACATTCACGAGGTGCCGGGTCGGATCGGCTACGACCAATCGCATCATATTGAGGTCCGTTCGCCGATCGACGGCGTCCTCGCGAAAGTGTTGGTGAAAACCGGCGAGGTTGTCGACGTCGGCCAGACGATCGCGAAAATCAGCAGCCCCGAAATCGGTCAGGCCCGTGCCGAACTGATGCGCCAAGATTCGCAAGAGAAGCTCGTCGCCGCACGTTACGACCGCGCGAAAGACGTCGCCGCGAACGTCCGCCAATTCGCATCCATGCTGGAAGACCGCATCGATGCGGCGGAGCTCGAAACTGCGTTCGAAAATCGGACGATCGGCGACTATCGCCAAACGCTGCAACCCGCTTACGTCAAGTATCGCCTGGCGTCCGAACTGTTGGAAAACGTTCGCCCCTTGACCGGTACCGGCGCCCTTTCGGGACGTACGATTCGCGAACGTGACGCCGAGTATCAAGTCGCCATGGCCGAATATCAGGCGGCCCGCGATCAGGCGATCTTCGATTCGACGCAAGCCGAGCGTGAAGCGCATGCCGAACTGGACAACGCCCGGCGGCAAACCGAGATCGCCAGGGAACAACTCAATGCGATGCTGGGGGGCGCTAAGTACGTCAGTTCGGCCGAAGACGACTTGTCGACTCTCGATATTCGCTCGCCGATCGCGGGCACCGTTGAGTCCCGCAAGTTCGCAGAGAACGAACGGGTCTATCGGGCTGATGGTTTGTTCGTCATCGCGAACACGGACAAGCTGTACGTTTCCGCGGACATTCGTGAGCAAGATTGGCCAGCGGTTTCGATCGAACCTGGCGCGGAGATCCTAGTTTCTGTCCCGGCCCTTCCCGACACCCAGATGACGGCCCGCGTTCACTATGTCGGTCGCGAAGTGCACGCCGATACGAACGCGGTCCCCTTGGTCGCTGTGATCGCAAATCAAAACGGAGTTTTGCGTCCCGGGATGTTTGCCCGCGTCTCGCTGCCGGTCGGCAAGCCGAAAACGGTCCTCGCCGTTCGCCCCGAAGCGATCTTTCAGCATGACAACCGCGACTTCGTCTTCGTCGCAGTTTCTGACAGCGAATTTCAGCCGACGCCGGTCGTCTGCGGCGATTTGCGATCGGAAGACTGGGTCGAAGTTCAATCGGGTCTCACGGCCGGACAACGCGTCGTCGAGAAAGGGGTCTTCGTCCTCAAATCCGAGTGGCTATTGGAAGGGGAAGGGGAATAG
- a CDS encoding sensor histidine kinase, translating into MKTSRLETARPVRPLLICLTILLVVFVAEIIVMMLLPSVFGESAPWSEAIADAGLLTIILTPVLWFTAIAPLREIATMRARLLEQFVSLQEEERRRIAFDLHDEIGQSLTSVMMGLRAMGDRPDPENYHKRLADLREIVNQAVHEVRRISNGLRPAALDHLGLPLALERLAEDASQVHDLQVERLIDAKDIESLSPPLQIAVYRILQEALTNVVRHAGADKVRILVKRQGDELVLEVEDNGHGMPAETTESPDGHLGLAGMMQRTALLEGDLTLQSQPGKGTLLRARLPILR; encoded by the coding sequence ATGAAAACGTCACGTCTGGAAACCGCTCGCCCGGTGAGGCCGCTCCTGATCTGTTTGACGATCTTGCTGGTCGTCTTTGTCGCGGAAATCATCGTGATGATGCTCTTACCGTCGGTTTTTGGCGAAAGCGCTCCGTGGAGCGAAGCGATTGCCGACGCTGGACTGTTGACGATCATTCTGACGCCGGTGCTGTGGTTTACCGCGATTGCCCCGTTGCGTGAAATCGCGACAATGCGAGCAAGGCTGTTGGAACAATTCGTTTCGCTGCAAGAAGAAGAACGTCGCCGGATCGCTTTCGATCTACACGACGAAATTGGACAATCGCTGACGTCGGTGATGATGGGTTTGCGAGCGATGGGAGATCGCCCTGACCCGGAAAACTACCACAAGCGGTTGGCCGATCTGCGCGAGATCGTCAATCAGGCGGTGCACGAAGTGCGACGGATTTCCAACGGACTGCGTCCTGCGGCGCTCGATCATTTGGGTTTGCCTCTGGCGCTAGAACGACTAGCGGAAGATGCGAGTCAGGTGCATGATTTGCAGGTGGAGCGTTTGATCGATGCGAAGGATATCGAATCGCTTTCTCCACCGCTGCAGATCGCCGTTTACCGCATCTTGCAAGAGGCGCTGACGAACGTGGTGCGTCATGCGGGGGCAGACAAGGTTCGCATCCTGGTCAAACGCCAGGGGGACGAACTGGTTTTGGAAGTCGAGGACAATGGCCACGGGATGCCGGCCGAAACGACCGAGTCGCCCGACGGGCATCTTGGCCTGGCCGGAATGATGCAGCGCACGGCGCTGCTGGAGGGTGATTTGACCCTCCAGTCGCAGCCGGGCAAAGGAACTTTACTGCGAGCGAGGTTACCAATACTGCGATGA
- a CDS encoding response regulator, whose amino-acid sequence MTPPKKIRLVVADDHTVFRAGLKLLLEAHDDMEVIGEVADTHHVLDEVVRLRPDVLILDLTMPGGSSVPHIEKIRRAAPETRILVLSMHDDLGLVRAVLASGASGYVVKAAADTEVAAAIRTVASGKIFVDLDLDPTQVGSLLVAERKEPAGKVTGPLEGLSDREKAVFTRLAKGHTNQEIADELELSVKTIETYRGRIGVKLGLRSRADFVRFAIELGLIGPESYSSDSA is encoded by the coding sequence ATGACGCCGCCAAAAAAGATCCGACTGGTAGTCGCCGACGATCACACCGTCTTTCGGGCCGGGCTGAAACTATTGCTCGAAGCGCACGACGACATGGAAGTGATCGGCGAGGTCGCCGACACGCACCATGTGCTTGACGAGGTCGTGCGTTTGCGACCGGACGTCCTGATCTTGGACCTCACGATGCCCGGCGGCAGCAGCGTTCCGCATATCGAAAAGATCCGTCGCGCGGCGCCAGAGACGCGAATCCTGGTCTTATCGATGCACGACGATCTGGGCCTGGTCCGCGCGGTCTTGGCGAGCGGCGCCAGCGGATACGTCGTCAAAGCGGCGGCCGATACCGAAGTGGCGGCCGCGATTCGGACCGTCGCCAGCGGCAAGATCTTCGTCGACTTGGATCTCGATCCGACCCAGGTCGGTTCGCTGCTGGTCGCGGAAAGAAAAGAGCCGGCGGGAAAAGTAACCGGGCCGCTAGAAGGATTGAGCGATCGCGAGAAGGCGGTCTTTACGCGCCTGGCCAAGGGGCACACCAACCAAGAGATCGCCGACGAATTGGAGCTTAGCGTCAAAACGATTGAGACCTACCGCGGGCGGATCGGCGTGAAGCTGGGGCTCCGCAGCCGGGCCGACTTCGTCCGCTTTGCGATCGAACTGGGACTGATTGGTCCCGAAAGCTACAGCTCCGACTCGGCCTGA